A stretch of the Aegilops tauschii subsp. strangulata cultivar AL8/78 chromosome 4, Aet v6.0, whole genome shotgun sequence genome encodes the following:
- the LOC109783673 gene encoding tubulin-folding cofactor C yields the protein MEPELDSTKAAAGNRKHLAMLERLSKRTAASSAASPEASPVAAFLSRFAAAKAAAESALSACRSSPDGAAASLAAASSAVDDLERLVAEASHSLPPYELRSALAAVSDLRAAHKLAASEIRPKKSFSFRNKSKATKNPPQDPPALPQPPPEQPKPNPDAILPGFGFRSRNGATLVKDLRAANEKDGDFTLADLVSCEVYLKGKCRALYIHKLRDCRVYIGPVFGSVLIEDVERCTFVMAAHQIRIHEARETDFYLRVRSRPIIEDCSGVRFAPHALKYEGIEDDLRDSGLAEDTGNWANVDDFKWLRAVQSPNWCLVPEEERLPIVDISEVQEREDCK from the coding sequence ATGGAGCCGGAGCTCGACAGCACCAAAGCCGCCGCCGGCAACCGCAAGCACCTGGCCATGCTCGAGCGCCTCTCCAAGcgcaccgccgcctcctccgcggCCTCCCCCGAGGCGTCCCCCGTCGCCGCCTTCCTCTCTCGCTTCGCCGCAGCCAAGGCCGCCGCGGAGTCCGCCCTCTCCGCCTGCCGCTCCTCCCCCgacggcgccgccgcctccctcgccgcggcctcctccgccgTCGACGACCTCGAGCGCCTTGTCGCGGAGGCCTCCCACTCCCTCCCGCCGTACGAGCTCCGCTCCGCGCTCGCCGCCGTCTCCGACCTCCGTGCCGCCCACAAGCTCGCCGCCTCCGAGATCCGGCCCAAGAAGTCATTCTCCTTCAGGAACAAGAGCAAAGCCACCAAGAACCCCCCGCAGGATCCTCCCGCCCTGCCCCAGCCGCCTCCGGAGCAGCCAAAGCCTAACCCCGATGCGATCCTGCCAGGGTTTGGGTTCCGGAGCAGGAATGGCGCTACCTTGGTGAAGGATCTGAGAGCTGCCAACGAGAAGGATGGAGATTTCACGCTTGCTGATCTGGTTTCCTGTGAGGTGTACCTCAAGGGCAAATGCCGGGCGCTGTACATTCACAAGTTAAGAGATTGCCGCGTATACATTGGCCCTGTTTTCGGCTCGGTGCTCATAGAGGATGTTGAGCGCTGTACATTTGTGATGGCGGCGCATCAGATCAGGATCCACGAAGCGAGGGAAACAGATTTCTACCTGCGGGTGAGGAGCAGGCCGATCATTGAGGACTGCAGCGGTGTGAGATTTGCACCACATGCTTTGAAGTATgaagggatcgaagatgatctgAGGGACTCTGGGCTTGCTGAGGACACTGGTAACTGGGCCAATGTGGATGACTTCAAATGGCTCAGGGCAGTGCAGTCACCAAACTG